From a region of the Mercurialis annua linkage group LG1-X, ddMerAnnu1.2, whole genome shotgun sequence genome:
- the LOC126665321 gene encoding uncharacterized protein LOC126665321 isoform X2, with the protein MAVLSMIIRLNNWLKLKIVDPLYQILSRSTEPKQLAFSAALGITLGIFPICGVTVLLCGMMIALLGSLCHAPSVMLANFIATPIELSLVVPFLRFGEFISGGPQFPLTSDALKKVLTGQASHEVLLSIAHALMGWLVAAPFILAALYIIFLPCFKVMVRKFSSVPGSPIKSPTSFTDVRLKVLS; encoded by the exons ATGGCAGTGTTATCGATGATTATCAGATTGAATAACTGGTTGAAATTGAAGATCGTTGATCCTCTCTATCAAATCCTTAGCAG GAGTACAGAGCCCAAGCAACTGGCGTTCTCTGCTGCTCTTGGGATTACTCTTGGAATTTTTCCTATATGTG GAGTGACTGTTTTGCTATGTGGAATGATGATTGCCTTGCTTGGGTCTCTATGCCATGCTCCAAGCGTAATGTTAGCTAACTTCATTGCAACTCCCATTGAGCTGAG CCTTGTGGTGCCCTTCTTGCGATTTGGTGAATTTATTTCTGGTGGGCCTCAATTTCCATTAACATCTGATGCACTGAAGAAGGTTTTGACAGGCCAGGCTTCACATGAAGTCTTATTAAGCATTGCCCATGCG TTGATGGGATGGCTTGTTGCAGCACCCTTTATATTGGCTGCACTCTACATAATATTTTTGCCATGTTTCAAGGTCATGGTCCGCAAATTCAGCTCTGTTCCAGGGAGCCCAATAAAATCGCCAACGTCATTTACAGATGTCAGGCTCAAG GTATTATCTTAA
- the LOC126665321 gene encoding uncharacterized protein LOC126665321 isoform X1, which produces MAVLSMIIRLNNWLKLKIVDPLYQILSRSTEPKQLAFSAALGITLGIFPICGVTVLLCGMMIALLGSLCHAPSVMLANFIATPIELSLVVPFLRFGEFISGGPQFPLTSDALKKVLTGQASHEVLLSIAHALMGWLVAAPFILAALYIIFLPCFKVMVRKFSSVPGSPIKSPTSFTDVRLKVRDV; this is translated from the exons ATGGCAGTGTTATCGATGATTATCAGATTGAATAACTGGTTGAAATTGAAGATCGTTGATCCTCTCTATCAAATCCTTAGCAG GAGTACAGAGCCCAAGCAACTGGCGTTCTCTGCTGCTCTTGGGATTACTCTTGGAATTTTTCCTATATGTG GAGTGACTGTTTTGCTATGTGGAATGATGATTGCCTTGCTTGGGTCTCTATGCCATGCTCCAAGCGTAATGTTAGCTAACTTCATTGCAACTCCCATTGAGCTGAG CCTTGTGGTGCCCTTCTTGCGATTTGGTGAATTTATTTCTGGTGGGCCTCAATTTCCATTAACATCTGATGCACTGAAGAAGGTTTTGACAGGCCAGGCTTCACATGAAGTCTTATTAAGCATTGCCCATGCG TTGATGGGATGGCTTGTTGCAGCACCCTTTATATTGGCTGCACTCTACATAATATTTTTGCCATGTTTCAAGGTCATGGTCCGCAAATTCAGCTCTGTTCCAGGGAGCCCAATAAAATCGCCAACGTCATTTACAGATGTCAGGCTCAAGGTAAGAGATGTTTGA
- the LOC126657277 gene encoding RING-H2 finger protein ATL7-like, giving the protein MIFLLGCIMSRFRSQPPSSAPSSSSSVAELKLYQAFIFSVPIFFTFVLLFLFYLFYLRRRRVDWASLRMRANVQDHNDILRAELGLKKEVREMLPIIVYKESFSVRDTQCPVCLGDYQAEDKLQQIPKCGHTFHMECIDPWLANHTTCPLCRLSLISPVKISSESPNNQVESGQDSSAAGTDGETSDQSDSGTESGDESQSTQLSEPRNEDSGNVHNTPAEEERSSDCADQGNDGAERNESDKLENIGGTAESRA; this is encoded by the exons ATGATATTTTTACTGGGTTGTATTATGTCTCGTTTTAGATCACAGCCTCCTAGTTCAGCACCATCTTCGTCTTCTTCTGTAGCTGAACTGAAGCTCTACCAAGCTTTTATCTTTTCTGTTCCTATTTTCTTCACTTTTGTTCttcttttcttgttttatttgttttatcttCGTCGTAGAAGAGTTGACTGGGCTTCACTTCGAATGAGAGCTAATGTGCAAGACCATAATGATATCTTAAGG GCTGAATTGGGGTTGAAGAAGGAGGTGAGAGAGATGTTGCCTATTATTGTTTACAAGGAGAGCTTCTCTGTTAGAGATACACA ATGCCCAGTGTGCTTGGGGGACTACCAAGCAGAGGATAAGCTTCAACAAATACCAAAATGTGGCCACACATTTCACATGGAATGCATTGACCCCTGGCTTGCCAATCATACTACATGCCCTCTCTGCCGACTTTCCCTGATCTCACCTGTTAAAATTTCGAGTGAATCGCCTAACAATCAAGTAGAAAGCGGTCAAGATTCTTCTGCGGCAGGAACTGATGGTGAAACATCTGATCAATCAGACTCGGGAACAGAGTCTGGTGACGAATCACAATCTACTCAACTCTCTGAGCCAAGAAATGAAGACTCTGGAAATGTCCATAACACTCCTGCAGAAGAGGAAAGAAGCTCCGACTGTGCTGATCAGGGGAATGATGGAGCTGAACGGAATGAATCTGACAAGCTTGAAAACATCGGAGGAACTG CTGAATCTCGAGCATGA
- the LOC126665676 gene encoding phytolongin Phyl1.1-like — protein sequence MASIQNTVHYCCVWRGNRSLYVYSGGDHEIEKLAVLSLESTPRYHKWYFETIRKRTFGFLIEDGYVYFAIVDEGLGNSVVLQFLEHVRDEFKKVAKKGSRGSFSGLSSINVQEQFVPVVRRLITSLEHMSERGNDWTTKTSSSENIGLSPSPSDANGQIEIISSTKAPLLGKSNKQDKRKLKDHVIVMRDIESEEHKKSTDRGVKVDSSSLDSNNQGGVASPISLQKDLGSMRIRSSAQNIRKKWWRQVRIVLAIDAGICLILFIIWISICGGFGCTR from the coding sequence ATGGCTTCAATTCAAAATACTGTTCATTATTGCTGTGTTTGGAGAGGTAATCGGAGCTTGTATGTTTATAGCGGGGGAGATCATGAGATTGAGAAATTGGCGGTTTTGTCGTTAGAGAGTACTCCTCGGTATCATAAGTGGTATTTTGAGACAATTAGAAAGAGGACTTTCGGATTTTTGATTGAAGATGGTTATGTTTATTTTGCGATTGTCGATGAGGGTCTTGGAAATTCAGTCGTTCTTCAGTTTCTAGAGCATGTGAGAGATGAATTTAAGAaggttgctaaaaagggttcaAGAGGAAGTTTTTCAGGATTAAGCTCAATCAATGTACAAGAACAGTTTGTGCCTGTTGTGCGTCGATTGATAACCTCGTTGGAACATATGTCCGAAAGGGGCAATGATTGGACAACTAAAACTTCCTCATCTGAAAATATTGGCCTCTCTCCATCACCAAGTGATGCTAATGGACAAATTGAAATTATTAGCTCTACTAAAGCTCCTCTACTGGGAAAATCCAATAAGCAAGACAAGAGGAAGTTGAAGGATCACGTGATTGTAATGAGAGATATCGAGTCGGAGGAGCATAAAAAATCTACCGATAGAGGAGTTAAAGTAGATTCAAGCTCATTGGATTCTAATAACCAAGGCGGAGTAGCATCTCCAATTTCATTACAGAAGGATTTGGGTTCAATGAGGATCAGGTCAAGCGCTCAAAACATTCGGAAGAAGTGGTGGCGTCAAGTACGGATTGTCCTCGCCATTGATGCCGGCATTTGTTTGATACTATTCATTATTTGGATATCAATTTGTGGTGGTTTCGGATGTACCCGTTGA